The DNA sequence AACGAGCAGAGGGGTTGCTCCCTGCTGGACAGAGCTCGTGACCCAAAGGATGCTGCTGGTCTGCACGCAGCACACACTCAAGCACTAGCCAACAGCACACACTTAAGCACCTGCCATcaaaccccctacagaaacgtCACACGAACACAAGAACAGGACTGCTACTCACGAACAGAAAAAGAAGCAACCACAAAATCGAATAGAACTCAGTCAAAACAAAAAGAATCACTCCCAAACTTTGCACAGATAAAATTCGACCTAGCACGAACTCATCCCCAAGAAATCATTGTTTGGGATTAACCCAAACTCCGGGAAAATCAGATCGTAGCCAAAAACGAAAaaggagaaaaacaaaaaacttagtGGACGAAAATCACAAGCACAAGTGATTGAATCCCGGAGGACAACTGGAGGATTTGGGCCTCCATTCTCAACTCGAAAACCAGTACAAAACACTCCTAAAAATTTCAGTTCATAGCCTACTCTACTAAACAAAACCAAAACCAGGAAGAGAGAGGAGGAAAGAGATGGAGATGGAAAAGAGAGGTGGGAGAGAGATGGGAGAATTGGGGACTCTCCCGATTTATTTATCAGGCATATTACATATTTCCTAAATGCCTCTAGATATTTTTTGAGCGAACTAGCTAGCCCTAGGGGCATTCTAGTCCAACTCGACATGACCTAAATCCGACGGCCACCGCGCCTTTTCACCGGTAGCCTCGCTCCGAAGCGATCTCACCGATGCCGCCACGTGCCATCCGTCCGCATCGGGACCTCCGCCCGGGTTTTGACGCCCAACCCCGCGAAACCCGCCGCGAGTAGCGTACTCCATACGCTTCCCCGCCACTCGACACGTGTCACCGCCGTCCTCGACCGGCCAGCCCGCTAAGTCCTCCTGAGCCTCGCTCGACTCGCGTCCGCCGTCTTGACTTGGTCAACACGGTCACTTCCATGTACACTTGCACTTGTCGATGTCCCAGATGTCAGCCACTACGGTTGGTCACCCGGCCTCCTGGTCCGTCAGTCCAAGCCTCACGTTCGTCCTTCACCGCTCCAGGTCCATCAGCACGGCACGTCTCTACTTGACCTTCACCTCGCCGTCGACCACCGCCTCCGAGCTCCACAGCTGAACACCACAAGCCAAGAGACATGTCGCACACATAGCTTTCGCCATGTTAATGTTAGTTACCAACTCAACCTATTTATGGATCACGTTGACAATCACTCATCACAAAACGTACCACAAGAGTACTTCTCGACCTTGTGTTCGCAGTGAGTAGGGACTCCCGCGGCGTCCTGGCCCCGACAACCGAAAAATTGTGTATGTACTGTGTAGGCAATCGGCGTTCGAACAGAGGGAATGGTTCATCGCTTCATCTGCATATTTCAGACAACCTGGCAACCTGCAGTGGGGATCCATTGTCTACGTGGAATGTGACAGTATACTGTGTCAAAAGAAAAGCCCCACCATCAGGCCACACTGTTCACTGGAGTTCCCAGGCAACCAAACAATGATGAAGATGAGAAAATTACATTAAGAGCCGCAGGAGTAATCATTAATTAATCCCAGAACATATAGAAGTACAAAAGCAAAGTACATTAACCGTTCCAAATTACAAACAGTATAGTTCCAAATTGCAAAGAGTACAAGTTTATTTGTTCTCAGCACACCAGTTCATAACTTCATACACACAAAGCTTGGTTTTGTGGCAACCCGAAATCACCAATTATTACAACACTTACAAATTAAACCCAAACAGATTGAGCAAACCAGCACAATGACAACATGTCCCTCAGCGAACATTACCAGACGAAAAATAATACTCGGTCATAAAAAACAGGTTAGAAAAACACTGTGATGGATAAATGGAGAGGCCAACTGAGTTGTGTGCTTGACGCAGAGCTTTGTATCTGAAACCAAACTGATCACCTGAGGTAGCTTTCAATGATATGTTTCTTGCGTGATACAAACTCTGGTGGCGCCACATGCAAGTAGTAGTAACTCTGCTCTGGTAGCTTCAACTGCAACCTGTTCCACCACTCACGCTCTCCGTTGACTCTCACCTTGTACTTTGGatatttcttcttcaggaatgGGAGATGGCGAAAGGATTGGCAACCCCGGACAAAGAGCTTCTCCCACTTTGGCGTTTCAAACTGAAATTTAACAAGATCATGGATGTGCAGCAGTTGTGGAAGCTCCTGGAGGTAGATGCTTTTGATGTTTGGGAGTGGAGAAAGTTGTACCGCATAATAAGGTCCACAGTAGAAAATTGTCTTCAGGTTGGAGCAGAAGAGAATGACCAGAGTCTCCAACGCAGGTAACGACATTGAATATGGGAAAAGTTTCTCCAATCGGGgacagtgctcaaggtgaatgtGTTTTAGTAGCTTCAAAGTGACAGAGTCATAGCGAGTTCTCCAATCCCGCACAGGCTCAACAATGCATAGTAGGTTCTTAAGGCAGGAGGCCTGCAGTATCCTTAGGGATTCTAATACCTCTGTGACCGGTGGTCTCATTCTGAATACAACAGTCATTTGATTGCAGTCAAGGAGCAGGCATTCTTCTAGTGTCATGAGACTATTACTGAGGTCAGTAAGGCAACTGACGAAATTATCATCTGTAATGAATATTGAGTTTGTCACAGAAAGAATATGCCTTAAGCCATTCGGGTACTGATTCACTGCAGATATCTCAACATGACGTTGTTTTGGCTGAAGCTTCATCATAGACACAACACTAGCAGGCTTAGAATACTGGACATCATGATAAGTTGAATTCTTCTGGATCATGGTAGATAACTCAGCTTCATTGTTCTGTGGCTTCTTTCCTGTCACATTGCATGGTTTAACTTGGACATTGAATGACTGTAGAAACTGTCCTTCCTTGACTAACCTTTTAGAAGCATCTTCATTGAAGCTATGGAACCTCTTTCTGCTGATTTTCATCTCCACAAGTTTTCTTCTGGTAAAACATCTGCTGAATTTGACTATCATCGTTTGCACAGTGATCCAAATAGAAAACTTTAGGAAACCGGACCAACTGATGCCATGGGAATCTCCTGAAACATGGGACGCCAACAAGAAGTAACATTTTGAGTTGTGGTAGGTTTGGGAGGTTGTGAGGGAGCTCCTCAATGGCTGTTCCAGAAAGATCAACATCCTCCAATGCTCtaacatcatcaccaaagttCACAGATTTGAGCTTGCTACACCCAGACAAGGACAGGCACCTAACCCATGGTCTGGAGAGTGAGAAGGTTCTCAGATTAGGATGCCCAAGGATCTTGATATCTTCCAATGCTTCCCATGTTTGTATATAAAGGTTTTCAAGGAATGGTAATAGTTCCCAAAGAATCTGAAGTGTTAGCCTAATGCAGTTAGAGATATGTAGCTCTTTGAGGCATTTGGCTTTGGACAGTGATGATGGGAGTGACCTTAGGCTAATGGAGTTACTAAGATGTAGCACTTCAAGGCTGTTGGCTTCAGACAGGGACATCGGTAGTGATATCAATACCATGTTATTGATTAGCTTCAGTGTATGCAGGCTTTGCATGTTTTGGAACATGTGATCTGGAAAAGCTGTAATCTGAGTCCCCTCGACATGAAGAACTAATAGATTTGACAGTTGAGCCATGGAAAGAGGTAACTCTCTGAGATTGGTGCAATTACCGAAAATGAGCTCCTCGAGGCTTGACATTTCGCAGAAGAATTCAGAAGGCAGGGTGGAAAACTTTGAGCCTGATAGGTCAAGGTAGTGCAGATTTCTCTTGTTGCTGCCATCTTGTTGTATTAGCTCAATCAAGGGAACTCCATTCATATCTAAGACTGCAAGGTTCTCGAGATGAGCAAGTGGTGATGATTGTTTTTCAGAATTAGGTGGTATTGGAGACAAGATCTTTAGCTGAGAACAGCCTCTGAGCGAGAGCAAGTAGAGATTGAGTACATTGGAAAATGAAAGAGGAAGTGAATTTATAGGGGTGTAGGACAAATCAAGGACATGGAGGTGTGGGGTGAGAAGTTTATCAAGACGAAATGCTGACATATCTGAACAGCCTCTCAGAATCAGGGTTGTCATCTTTATATCTCCTCTTGTTTCCCTCGGCCAACAATTCCAGCTTACATGCCTACCATCATCATTCAAAAATGAGACCCATCTTGGTTGCTCTTCTTCACATGAgtattgagttcatcttgtctgaGACGTGGGACAGTGCCAGCTAACTTTGACACACCAGTGTTGACATCTATTGGGGATGAATTGCTTACTGTTGAGGTGGAAACTGAGTATATTGGAAGTAATGAATATTCATGCAAGGCTTCAATCACGACTTTCCCAGCTTCATATGCAGACCTGTAGTAGTTGCTTTGTTCCTTGACAGTGGCTTCTTGTGTATTGGTGGAGACTGTTGTTGAGAAAAGCAGGTCCTCAGCTACCCAACAGCGAACTAGTTCATCAGAAGTAATAGAGGAGGCGTTGCTTGCCTTGCTTCCATCATCTTCTTGCAGTTTATGGTAGAGGATACCATAGTACAGGCATTGCTGAGCTACGTGGAGCCAAAACTTGACAGGGTATCCTTTGTCCTCGAGTGTGCTATAAATGGATCTGGCTGCATCCAGTAAGGCCTCTTTAATCAACACAGCCCAGTCTCTCTCACGGAGATCACTAAAAGATGGTGCATAGTAATATTCCGGAGTTAAATGATAGACCCAGAAATCATATCCTTTATCACCTCTGCTTTTTTCACAGACATCTTTGGAAGTGGTTGAGATGAGCCACCGCCGGTTATTCAATACAGAGGGCCGCCGGTCGCCCATGGTGGAAACCAACACATCCAATGAGACGGGAACATGCAGGTTTTCCACGAGCAACAGATGCCGCTTCCCTTCCAACGCTTCTCTGATCCTTTCTACTATTGGAGAAAGTACAGGTTGGAGCTCAAAGATAGGGTCACTCCGTATGGAATAATCTAACCCAATCCACAAAATGGAGTTCTGTCCAAAAGCCTGGAGCATCAGGTAGTCAGAGAGTTTGCTGTAGCCAAAGTAGCTCTCTTCCGCAGCGATCTGCTTGACGTCTTCTGGCAGCGATGTCTCCAGCAGGGTTCTTGCCAATTCTGTGAGCACATCAAACGCCAACCGATACTCCTGGTCTCTGCTAGTGCTCCTTGCTGCCGAGGCGCATGGCGGTGGGAGCCTCACGCGTGTAATGTTGTCATACGGACCATAGATGTCCTTGGTGCGCTCGAACAAGAGCCTGGTAAGAGTGGGCAAAAAGGAAGCTGCAGGTCCAATTCCAGTGTTCCATATCATCGGGTGCTCCTTGCTCCACTCCACCACCCTGTCTTGCAACGCTGGTAATCGTATCCAGTCAATAGTAAGGTCGAGCCTCTCGGAGAATGCCGAACCACCCCTGCTTTTAATAGGCTTGGTCAGTGCTCCCTCAACATTAGCATGTACATAGAAATGTGATAATTCTTTTAGAAGCTCTTGAGTCCGATGATTAAATCAACACATAACTTTTAGTGTTTAGTACTTCTATTTTATTTCTCAAAAAGATGTTCATCTTGCGATGTTTACCAACAGCAAAATTGGATATTAGTCAGTGCATTCATACTGAACAACGTTCTTTATTTCTGCTCATTTGGACTTGATGCCCAACACGCACAGGTGTTGTTAGAAATTAGCAAAATCATGTGCTCCTATGAACTAGGACAGACATCGTTTTGCTAACTAACCAATAATACTGGTCATTAGGGTAGTAGGCATAACAATATGCACTAGATGACACTACCGGTGCATAGGATCGATCGCAATTGGCACACAACATATTGGAGGAGTACCTGGCATAATCACCATGACCTTTAAGTATTTACTTGACTATTCTATCAACCGGTGGTATATCACGGGTCAGAATCATATTGGTTTGTACATTCAACTAATAAAACTATTTATATTAAGTTGTATGTgttttctctttcctcattttgtGACACAATAAGCATGATGGATACTGTGTAGTTTCTATCTAGTTCTGAAACACTACCGATTACTAATTTTTGTCATTCATATCAATAGTTTTTCTCGGTGCATGGCACCTATGTGTATCTTCAACATGCATTAATTGAAAACATAGCTTATAGTATGCTGGCTCTTGTTCTAGCACATCTTATTTTGGGGGAAGGCGCCCCCAGAAGGACACCCCGCCTGGCACTCGGCCTCCCTTGGGTCCATATTAACGCTTCGCTTGCGTGTGATGACACCATCGCGCTGAGGGTTCTATTCTGCTCCCTCCTTTCAGGTACCTACGGTGGAGACTAAGTCAAGGTAACAGATGATGAGGATTTGAGGATGGCAGAAGAATATATAGATGCACTGGCGGGAAGTAGAGCTTCCCTCAATGCTGGCGACAGCAACGTTAGGGCTCGAAGTAGTTGGCTAGAACATGGAGGATTACCTCCGTGCCCTCAGGTAGTGTATTAACATTGTAAACCATTGAGCAACCCTTATGTAATTTCACAAGTGCCCCTAGTTATGGCCTACAAATACCCAGAGGCGTTGTTGTTCAGGTAGAGTTTTTTGGCAATCTAATGGCTATTTAATCTGCATTTATTTTCCACATTCTCCGTTGGGATACCCTTGGTTTACAGTTCTCCAAATCACAGTAGGAAACCCTCGGCCTCCCCTTGCCTAGCCACTAGCGAGGGTGGGAGGCTAGGAGTGACCCACAGTTGGCGACCTGCGTGGGGACCCCATTGTACCACTTCACCTAACAATGACAGCTACTAGAAGGACCAACCCTAGGAACCCACCACTCCCCGTGTGGGACCGCTACACTGGCAGGAACCTCCATCGATGGGGCTAGAGGGCTCTTGGTGACCTGACCTTCTGTGTAGCTATCGGAGGTCACGATGGAGCCAGGCAAGGCACTCACAGCTGGGGCTGAGACTAACCCCGACCCCAAACCCAACCCGACTCATAGGGAGACGACGGTTCAGGAAATATACCGCAGGATGACGATGTGGAGGCTGAGGAAAGAGGCCTTAGTGCCCTGAATCAAATGCATGAAGAACTCTAGTAGAAAAAACATCACGTCGAAGCTCTCGCGAAGCAGGCGCGCCTGAGGGTCTCCAGGCAGAAAGAAAATAAGGCTAGAGAACAACTCAGGATGATGGATAAATACCTCGCCGCTGCCGCCGAAGCCAACCCCAATTACCTAACTGATCAGGGACTGTACCAGCCACCATAGCCGGACCAACATGGTCCGACGCTGGTCAACAACCCATCACAATCACCTTTGCCCTAACCAAACCTTCGCTTCCACCAACTTCACCCAAAAGTTATTTACCCAAGAAACTCACCTCAAGCACAAAGAAACCAACCCCTGCCAATGACCTACGACCCAAGGTCACCACTAACCCAAACGGTGCAAACGAAGAGCTAGCCACCAGCATACAACCCTGAAAACTTACCAAAATATGATGAAAGTGTTGACCCTTGCCAGTTTATCATGAGTTATGAAGCCGCTGtggcagcagcaggaggagagGAAAAGTTTTTCGTCATCATACAGAACATTGCTCAAAGCTAGCATAGCAACCTCCATTCTCTCTCCTTGCTAATATTGATctcttctctatctctatctctcaCTCTACCCCTGTAAAATACTAGATAGAAATATTCGATATCCACACCTGTTCTACAGATATGATCTTAGCTAGGTCCATACCAACGTACGCATCAGATCATCCCTCATCCATTCTCTCTCCTTACTCAGCCAAATCCAACGCTCATTGTTCATATCCAGTCCCCATGCCCACGCCCTCTCTCCAAGATCATTAGCGCCGTTACAGCGCCCAGAATTGGAGCACCTCACGCAGCTACCATCTCTCGTGAATGCGCTGCCGCCTCTGTACATCTGCTttcctctctcttctccaagatCATTACGGTGGTTAAGTTCATTAGCTTCTTTCTGGTGTTGCTGTATTCTTGTAAGAAGCTTATGTGTGTATATTAGCTTCCTTTTCTTTTCCGATAGGCTAAGAATGGCAGTAATCTATTTTACTTTCATCGTAGATATAGGGACCGTGGTGGATTCACAGGTTGGTCAAGATATGCCTGTGTACCTATGCTGCCATTCAGGATGGTGTCCCTACCTAATTGCTGGATtccatttatttttgtttactACACTATATGATGAAATTGTCTAATTCATGATCTAGAGTCTTTGCCGGGAGCAAATAGTACCTGTCATTATCATTTTCCGTGGGATGTGAAAAAATTGCTGCTGGTAGAGGTTAAAAAATTCAAGCAAAGCAAATTTTGTTTGCATGCTGCTGGCAACTTTCAGCagcgtgtgtgtatatatatatatatatatatatatatatatatatatatatatatatatatatatatatatgaaattcctttctacacgtatgtgtagttactctcatcttcaataaactacattgtgtatgtattcatacttgtttatcggtttgagtatgtttatatactcatattaagatactctagatcttaccacgcgaatttttttcaaaaaaaattatattttaaatatattactaaaatgccactactatattatatacaataagtataaccatatactctatgtatgcatgcatacttaacatatatatcactctagatggtctagtatgatcatatactttgtctatatacatttcgttcggtcatatacaccttaaatctagagatatatagatgagagtaactacacgcgcgtgtaaaaaAAACGCGTATAGTGGCAAATCTTATAGATATGACATCTATAATGACATACATGTAATCTAACTTAAGGTAGCCTTTATGTGATCTCAATGTTCGGACCAAGGTTATTTCATAATTCTCATTGACTTTTTGTCCTACCAGTGACTTCGAGTAAATATATATAAcagtattctttttttttcacatgGATTCATTCAGATTTTTTAAATGAAGTCAAAATTCCACAATGTTCAAAAAGTTTCCGCCAGAATTTTGTCAATTTTTCAGTTTCTCGTTTCTACCGGTC is a window from the Sorghum bicolor cultivar BTx623 chromosome 5, Sorghum_bicolor_NCBIv3, whole genome shotgun sequence genome containing:
- the LOC8073653 gene encoding uncharacterized protein LOC8073653 encodes the protein MEEIMKPRIIGIQNEDAFILVDRLINFPGYGWGGSAFSERLDLTIDWIRLPALQDRVVEWSKEHPMIWNTGIGPAASFLPTLTRLLFERTKDIYGPYDNITRVRLPPPCASAARSTSRDQEYRLAFDVLTELARTLLETSLPEDVKQIAAEESYFGYSKLSDYLMLQAFGQNSILWIGLDYSIRSDPIFELQPVLSPIVERIREALEGKRHLLLVENLHVPVSLDVLVSTMGDRRPSVLNNRRWLISTTSKDVCEKSRGDKGYDFWVYHLTPEYYYAPSFSDLRERDWAVLIKEALLDAARSIYSTLEDKGYPVKFWLHVAQQCLYYGILYHKLQEDDGSKASNASSITSDELVRCWVAEDLLFSTTVSTNTQEATVKEQSNYYRSAYEAGKVVIEALHEYSLLPIYSVSTSTVSNSSPIDVNTGVSKLAGTVPRLRQDELNTHVKKSNQDGSHF